Genomic window (Streptomyces sp. NBC_01431):
GTTCCGTACCGCGGGTGCGCCGGTGTCGCCCTGGCACAGCACCGCCGCATCCGACCCGTTCAGAGCGACCGAGCCGCCATCGACGGAGGCGACCGTGAAGGTGCCCGAGTGTGGCTTGTTCGGCACCCACTCCGTCTTCGTCCGCCCAAAACCCACCGACTGCAACTGCTCACCAGCAACGGGAGCCGATGTACTCAGCTTGATGGGCTTGGCGTTGGCTATCGGCCAGGCCAGTTGCACCAGCGCTACATCCCGGTCCGGATGCACGTTCACGTATGCGGCGTCCACCACGCTGCCGGCCGCCGCCCCCAGGTCGGGACGGCCCACCGTGACCGTCGTCCGCACCACGGGCTTGCCGGACTTCGCCGGCAGACCACCATCAGCGAAACAACTCGCCGCCGTCATCACCCACTGCGCCTCGACCAACGCGCCGGAGCAGGCTTGTTTGTCACCGAAGTTCAGCTTGACGGTGTAGCCAAGGTCGCTCTCCCTGGCATCGGTGCCCGAGAGGGCACCAGCAGGATTGGCGGAGATGAGACCCGTCGCCATGGAGAGCGCAAACAGGCCAGTGAGCCACGCGATACGTGGACTCTTTCCAGACATGATGGTCCTTATGAATGGTTGTATGCGGGAGCGCAACGCAGGCTGCACGGCGGAGAGTAGCCTTCGTCGGTAAAGCATCAAGAGCTGGCAGTCCCGGTGGTCCGTGCTTTGCGACCTCACCGCAGAATGCTCAGCACTACAGGTCTGCCGAACAGGCTTGCTTGCTAGTCGTGTTCACATGTCGGCGATGAATCCGGAGCCGATGGCGCTGGGTCAGCCGTTGACGCGGAGTTCGACCAGCATGGACGGTGTTCCGTCGTTCCCCGTCTCGCCCATGGGCTTGTAGACGCCCTTGGGAGCGTTGATGATCGTTTCCGTGCCGTCGGCGGTGATCTTCGCCTGGACCGGGCGGGTCTGGGCCCACAGGCCGTAGGCCTCGGGCAGTTCCATCGTCACGAAACCTTGCTTGCCGGTGACGGCGAAGCAGAAGTACATACCGCCGGTTCGTGACTCGACCTTGATGTCATACGCAGAGGCGCAGTCGGTCAGGAGGATATGACCATCACCCTGCTTGAGGGTGATCTTCTGGTCCTTGAGGATCTGCGCCGCATTCGGGTACGCGAACTGCTCCACCGAGGACGGCATGCCTGCCGTGGGTGAGGCTGCGCTGCTTGCTTCTTTGGTGTCGCGGGGCGCCGCCTGGGCAACAGAGAGGGCCGCGACGGCGGCGCAAGCGGTGAGTGCGGCTATGGCGCCGGTAACTACGGTTTTCCGGGCAGGAGTTGTCGCCACGGGTACTTCCGATCGATGAGAGGGGCGCTATGTGCCCGCGAGGTGAACACAAGTAAAGCATATGTAAGAATCAAGCATCGCTTGCCCCAAGCTCTCTTTGCCTGGGGCCTGTTGTGGCGCGTCTACCTTGAGGTCTCCGCTTGAGCGGTTTGACGCTAGAGCGGAATATGGCCTTCCGATTGTGTGCAGCTCCTGCCTTGGAAGGTGATTTTCGCCCCAGTTGCGTGCCGCAGCAGCGCGTCAACCGGAGGGGAAACAATATGAAATGGCGCCCGCACTCCAAACGAGTGCCGCAGTCCGCAAGAACCGGCCGCCCCAGAACCGTGCGTCTGCGCAGTACCTGCGCGACACTGATCCCCGCTGCCCTGGTCGCGGGCCTTCTGGGGGTCTCGCCGGCGTCGGCTGATGACGCTTCCAAGCCGCCTGTCGACCGTCGAAGCGTCGTGCAGTTGTGGGAATCAGGCGGGCGCGGCATCAAGTGGGAGGCCGAGAAGGCCCTTCTGGGCTCGGACGATGACATCAACGCGTTCCTGGTCGGCAAGGACAAGACGCAGTACATAGATGACCGTGTGGCTGTCAGTCGCATGATCAACTTCGGTGGTCGGGGAGTCCGGATCGCGGGCACCGCGGCGCTTGCGACCGGTAAGCCCGAGGATGTGCAGGCATTCCTGCGGGACGGATGGAAGGCTCCGCTCGACCAGGACCGGCGTGTTGAGGTCTCCACGATCATCAACGCCGGTGGCCGGGGCGTGCAGATGGCGGGCACCGAAGCCCTGAAGGACACACCGGAGGACGTCAAGCAGTTCCTCGAGGTCGGCCAGTACAAGGCCCAGGAGACGGATGACCGCGTCGCGGTCTCCAAGCTCATCAACTTCGGCGGGCCCGCGATGCAAGCCGCCGGAACGCTCGCCCTGCAGGGCACCCCGGACGATATCCGTGAGTTCCTGGAGATCGGGCAGTTCACGGCCCGCAACCGGGATCAGGAAACCGCAACCCTGCAACAACTCCTCGACCAGGCCAAGCAAGCGGGCGCACAGGCCGATGTGGCCACCAAGGAGGCCGAGGAGGCCTCTGCCCGCGCGGTGACCGCCTCCGAGCTGGCCAAGCAAGCTGCACAGACCGCGGCCAAGGAGGCGGCTGCCGCCAATATCGACTCGAAGACGGCCGCGTACAAGGCGCAGCAGGCCGCACAGGCGGCCATGGCCGCGGCAGAAGCCTCCCAACAGGCCATCCAGTCCGCCAACGCAGCCAACCGGTCGGCCCGCATCGCAGCACTGGCCGCCGCGCAGACCTCTGCCGCAGCGACCGCTGCCGCCGACGCCGCCAGCCGTGCCTACGATTCCTCTGTCGCCGCGCTCGGCGATGCCTCCAAGGCGGACAAGGCCAAGAACGACGCCGTTGCCGCCCGAATGGCCGGCAATCTCGCCAGGGAATCTGGCATCGCGGCCGAGCACGCGGCTGCCGCGTCACGCGCTGCCGCCACCGCGGTGAACGCGGCCTTGAGCGCCGCGGGTAATTCTGATGCTGCAGCAGATGCAGCCGAAGAGGCCAACAAGAGCGCGGACGCTGCAGGGGCGCACTCCGAGGAGGCCCACCAAGCCGCGATCCAGACCCGCCGCCACGCTGCCGAAGCCAACCGCGCTGCCCAAGCGGCCATCACGCTGGCCAACAAGGCCGCCGACGCCGCCATCGAAGCGCGGGATGCGGCCAACTCGGCAGCCGGGCACGCGAACAAGGCCGCCGACGCGGCCGAGGAAGCCGTCAAACACGCCGGCGAAGCCGACAAGGCCTCAGCCCAGTCCAGCGCCTACGCAACAGCTGCTGCGGAAGCCGCCTCCAGCGCGGAAGCCGCCGCTACCACCGGCAAGAAGGTGTTTGCTCTGGCCCGTGAGGTCGAAGCAGAAGACCTCACCACCCGCACCAACGCCGCTATCGAACGCGCCAAGTCCCAGAAGACCAGCACCGACACAGCGGTCTCCAACCTGGCGAAGGCCGCGCTGGAGGGCAAGGCGATCGACGACGACACAACGGCCCTGGCCGCCGAAGCCGACAAACCCGGCGCCGATACCAAGGCCGTCGCCGTCAAGGGCCGCGCCATAGCCATGCGCGCCATGAAGGCCTTCGACTCCTGGCGCCAGTCCGCTGCCGCCCAAGCCCTGGCCGGCAGCGACGACGACGTCCTCACCTACCTGCGTACCGGTGCGAAAAAGGCCGGCAGCGACGAAATTCGGCAGCAGGTCTCCGACCTGGCCTCCCAGAGCCCCTATGAGCAAGTCCGTACCGGTGCCGTCGAGGCGCTGAAGGGGACGGACCAGCAGATCAGCGACTTCTACTCCACCGGCCAGTTTCAGGTCGCGCTCGTGGAGTACCGCGTCCTCATATCGAAGATCAACAATGCGGGCGGGCCCAGCGTCAAGAAGGCCTCCCAGGACGCCTTGGCCGACGGTAGCGTCCAGGCTCTGACAGCCTTCCTCAACAACGGCCGCTACCAGGCCCAGAACACCGACGAACGGGTCATCGCCACCAAGCTCTACAACGACGGCGGACCCGAGGTGAAGGGCGCCGCCATGGTTGCCCTCACAGGCCCCGCCGCCAAGCTGCATGACTTCGTCGAGATCGGTCAGTACATGGCCGACCGCAAGGACAAGCTCACCGACAACCACGTCGCCCAAGGCCAGCGTCTCCTCAACGAGACCTTCGAAGTCGCCGCCACCGCCCGCCAGAAGGCGAATACCGCAGCTCAGGCCGCTGCCATCGCCAAGGGCGCCAAGGCCGACGCCAACAAGGCCGCCGCCGACGCCCTCGCCTCAGCCGCCCTGGCCAAGACATACGCAGCTGACGCCGCCCAGTCGGCCGACGCCGCCCAGGCCAGCGCGAATCAGGCTGCCAAATCCGCTGCCACGGCCCGCGATGCCGCCGACAGAGCTAGCAACGACGCCGCCGCAGCCGAGGAATCCGCCGCCCAGGCCCAGTTCTCCGCCACCTACGCCCGACAGTCCGCCGATGCCGCTAACCGCTCCGCCGCCATCGCCTATGACGCCAAACTAGATGCGGGCAAGAGCCGCGACGAAGCCCTCCAAGCCGCCAGCGCAGCCTGGGCTCATGTCAACGAGGTGCGCCAGGCCGAGGAAGCCGCTGCACGTCAGCAGGCAGAAAGCGACCGAAAGAAGCAGCAGGAGGGTAAGAAGAAGAAGCCCTGCATCCCGCGAATCAACCAGGACCATCTCCCGCTCTGTGTGTGGAACACGGAGGACTACGTACTCCAGCAGCCGGACATCGATAACGCGTTCAACCGCTTCCTGGCCAAGGGCTTCATGATCGCTACGGGCCTCGAGGGCGTAGTCAAGTGCATGGAGAACCCCACACTGATGGAGTGCCTGGGCGCTGGCGCCGATCTCGCGGGAGCCAGCAAGATGTCGGCCGCTGAGAAACTCCTATCCAGAGGCCTCTCAGCCGTCGAAGACCTCGCCAACGACAGCCGCTTTTACAAGCTGCCCCCTTGCACCAAGTGCTTCCTCGCAGGCACCAAGGTACTCATGGCGGACAGCAGCACCAAGAACATCGAATCCGTCAAGATCGGCGATCAGGTCACAGCGACCGAACCACTCAGCGGCAAGACCGAGCCGCGCAGAGTGACAGCCCTGATCGTCACCGAACACGACAAAATCTTCAACAACCTCTCCATCAAGACCCGCCAGGGCCTTGAGCATCTCATCGCCACTAACGAGCACCCCTTCTGGTCACCGTCCCAACACGCCTGGGTCGAGGCCGGAAAGCTCACCAAGGGCATGACCCTGCGCGCCGTTGACGGCACCACCGTCGACATCGACGGTAACTACTCCTATGAGCAGAACGCCCGCACGTACAACCTCACCGTCGACGACCTTCACACGTACTATGTACTGGCCGGGACCACACCGATCCTCGTTCATAACTCCAACTGCATGGGGCCAATGCTTGATGACACAAGTGAGGCTTACATTCGCGGGAAGCATTTTGCTGGCGGGGCGAACTTGGATGCAACCAAGGGTGTGTTCAGTCACGATGTCGATCTCGATCAGCTTGCTGAAAAGGCAGGTGGGGTTGCTTCATCTGAACCGAACGCGAGCGGTTTCTATGAGCGGGTAGTCAATTACGAAAAGCCTATCGGGGAGACGTCAGCCCAAGATGGGGCGCGACAGACGTCGTGGTTCATGCTTGTGCAGGACAAGTGGGGCGGCGTGATCACGATGTATCCGATTCCGCCCAGGTAAGTTGCAGCAACGGAGGATCCTACGCCATGGGTATGGCCATCTACATCGAGAATCAAATTCATGAACGCGTTGATCAACTGCTGGACGATAAGGACGAGACGCTAATGCGTGTCTGCGAGTCTGGCCCTTCAGGGAGTATCCGAAAAGCCATCTCGCGCTACGGTGACACGATGTTGAACATCTATCAGTTGCGCTTGCTGATCGATGAGCTTCAAGCGCTGCCGCAAGACTTGTCGTCGCGTACTGTGAAACGCTTGGAGGAAGCCGCGCATGTGGCGATCAGAAGTCGCGGGTACCTTTACTTCGTAGGGGACTAGCCATTAGGCCCCCTGCTGCGTAGAGTCTCCCTGATTGCCGAGACGAAATTCTGAAGACGCCCCTCTGAAACTGTTTCAGAGGGGCGTTTTCAGCGCTTTGACGGCAGTAGTTGCTGCTGAGATTGAAAGGGTGGGGTGGCAGAAGGCGTTGGCGATGCTACATCCTCGTCATGAGGTACGCGGATGGCGGCGGTCTGACGGCTGCGGGGCGGGCGAAGCGTGAGGCAGTGCGCTTCGAGGCCGCGGAGATGTTCGAGCAGCGGACGCGGCCGCCGGAGGTGGCCCGCAGGTTACGGGTGTCGCGGAAGTCGGCTTACGCCTGGCACGACAGGGAACAATGCCCGCCCCTCCCCTACCGCCCCGCGGACCACACGCGCACCCCAACCGGCTGAGCGCGCCCCCTTCAGCCGAATGTTCCCGGATTCGGTTGCGCGCACAGCCGCCAGACCCGTCAATGGAACAAGGCAGGTGCCCCGGCACCTCTGTGCCTCTTCCGTCCGGAAGAGACCCAACGCCCCCTCGTTGCTGGCGGATTCTCGGGGTCCTCGCAACACCTGGTGGCTTATTGAGCCGAAACTGTCTGGTTGCCTTGCTCGTTGAAGGTGTGTGATCGAGCTTGGGGGTGCGCGGGGCCTGGGGCCTGCCGCGCAGGAGGTGGTGCGGCTGCGGGTGGTGGCCGCGCTGGAGTCGGGACAGGTGCGGACGTATCGGCGGGCGGCCGAGGTGTTCGGGGTGTCGGAGCGGTCCGTGGGCACCTGGTGGCGCAAGTACAAGGCCGCGGGCAGGGAGTCGCTCGCCGCGGTGGGCAAGTGGCTGCGCCGGCACGGCTTCTCCCCACAGCGCCCCGACCGCCGCTCCTACCGGCAGGACCAGGCGAAGGTGGATGCCTGGCTGGGCGCCGAGTACCCCGCGATCGCTGCCCAGGCGAAGGCGGAGCACGCCGTGGTGGCCTGGGCGGACCAGTGCGGCCTGCGCTCGGACACCGCCCCGCCGGGACGGTCGTGGGCCCCGGCCGGGCAGAGCCCGACCGTGAAGGTCAGCGGCCGGCGGTTCCGCGTGAACATCATGTCCGCGATCGCCTCCCGCGGCTCGCTCTGGTTCACCGTGTTCACGGGGAAGTTCACCGCGAAGGTGTTCACCCTCTTCCTCGACCGGCTCGCCCGCCAGGCCGGACGCAAGGTTCACGTCATCGCCGACCGGCACCCCGTCCACCGCAGCAAGGCCGTCCGTACCTGGCTGGATGCGAACGCCGAGCGGATCGAGCTGCACCTGATGCCCGGCTACAGCCCCGAACTCAACCCCGACGAGATCTTGAACGCGGACATCAAGCGGAACGTCCACGCCGCCCGCGCCCGCTCGGTCAACGACCTCGCCCGCGAGACCCGGCGATTCCTCCACCGCCGCCAGCGCCAACCCCGCCGCGTCCAGGGCTACTTCCACGCCCGTCACGTCCGCTACACCCTCGAATAGGCAACCAGACGGTTTCGGCTCAATAACTCGGCCCTCCACAAGGACGGTGAGGCCAGACACGTGGGCGCTGTTGAGCCCTTGCCAACTTCACATGTCGGCCGAGCAGTTGGCCTGACAGGCGGATGAAGCCCTTGGCTGCCGACGGAAGGAGCCTACGCATCCACGGCACGGAGAAGAGATTCATCGCGGGGCATTCAATTCGAACGTTACTGTGGTCATATGCTTGCCGTATTTGGTGAGTCTGTCAGCGAGGTGTATTACTCCTCCAGGTTGGATAGGACCCTCTAGCCTGGGGCCGGGGTCGGGGCCGCCGGACCTTATCAGTACCCAGAGAAGACGTTCATGGAGGAGTCGCGCAGTGACCACGGAAGCCGTTATTCGTAAGTACGACCTGATCTTCGACCGGCTCGACGCTGACGGCAATGGAGTGCTGGAGTTCGCAGACTGTGAGCACATGGGCCGAGAGGTAATTCGCTCAGGTCGCGTGTCTGCGGACTCCGCCAAGGCGATCGCACTGTTCGCGGCCTACCGAGAGGCGTGGGACCGCCTTGTGGAGGCGGCCGACAGCGACGGGGACGGCATCATCACCCGTGAGGAGTTCCGGTCGGCCATGTCCGACACCCTCGGGCGCAGGGAGCAGGTGGTCTCTGGATGCCGATCGGTACTGGACGCGGAGTTCGCGGCCATCGACGCCGACGACGACGGGCTCGTCCCGGTAGCTGATTTCCAGGGCTATCTGGAGGCTTTGGGCTCCAGCCCGGCGGAGGCCGCCGCTACGTGTTCGCAGCTGGACACGAACAACGACGGGCAGGTCTCCCGGGCAGAATTCCACGCGGGCTGGGAGCACTACCTGCTCAGTGATGAACTCTCCGGGGCCGGCAACAACTTCCTTGGAAGCCCGGCCTGACCGACGTTGCGTTGTCCTGGCGGCTCTCGCCTGCGCGGAGCCGCCCACCCACGAGGTGGACATCAAGAGAGCGCGGTTCATCCGTGCCGCTTTGGCGGGCGCCCTGCCCGCTGGTGCAGTCGGCCGGGGGCACTGACCAAAGGGGGGTATCCATATGTCAGCACGCCGTCAGGTGATGTTGGCGGGACGGGCGGTAGTGATCGGGGCAGGCATCGCAGGGTTGGTGGCTGCCCGGGTGCTCGCAGAGCACTTCGAGAGCGTTGTCGTGGTGGAAGCCGCGCCCTTGCCGGCTGCCGCTGTTCCTCGCCGCGGGGTTGCGCAGGCTCCCCATCAGCACGGCCTGTTGGTCAGTGCTGCCTTGGAGCTGCAGCGTCTCTTCCCGGGGTTACGCGAGGAATTGTCCTCGGACGGGGCACCTC
Coding sequences:
- a CDS encoding polymorphic toxin-type HINT domain-containing protein is translated as MRLRSTCATLIPAALVAGLLGVSPASADDASKPPVDRRSVVQLWESGGRGIKWEAEKALLGSDDDINAFLVGKDKTQYIDDRVAVSRMINFGGRGVRIAGTAALATGKPEDVQAFLRDGWKAPLDQDRRVEVSTIINAGGRGVQMAGTEALKDTPEDVKQFLEVGQYKAQETDDRVAVSKLINFGGPAMQAAGTLALQGTPDDIREFLEIGQFTARNRDQETATLQQLLDQAKQAGAQADVATKEAEEASARAVTASELAKQAAQTAAKEAAAANIDSKTAAYKAQQAAQAAMAAAEASQQAIQSANAANRSARIAALAAAQTSAAATAAADAASRAYDSSVAALGDASKADKAKNDAVAARMAGNLARESGIAAEHAAAASRAAATAVNAALSAAGNSDAAADAAEEANKSADAAGAHSEEAHQAAIQTRRHAAEANRAAQAAITLANKAADAAIEARDAANSAAGHANKAADAAEEAVKHAGEADKASAQSSAYATAAAEAASSAEAAATTGKKVFALAREVEAEDLTTRTNAAIERAKSQKTSTDTAVSNLAKAALEGKAIDDDTTALAAEADKPGADTKAVAVKGRAIAMRAMKAFDSWRQSAAAQALAGSDDDVLTYLRTGAKKAGSDEIRQQVSDLASQSPYEQVRTGAVEALKGTDQQISDFYSTGQFQVALVEYRVLISKINNAGGPSVKKASQDALADGSVQALTAFLNNGRYQAQNTDERVIATKLYNDGGPEVKGAAMVALTGPAAKLHDFVEIGQYMADRKDKLTDNHVAQGQRLLNETFEVAATARQKANTAAQAAAIAKGAKADANKAAADALASAALAKTYAADAAQSADAAQASANQAAKSAATARDAADRASNDAAAAEESAAQAQFSATYARQSADAANRSAAIAYDAKLDAGKSRDEALQAASAAWAHVNEVRQAEEAAARQQAESDRKKQQEGKKKKPCIPRINQDHLPLCVWNTEDYVLQQPDIDNAFNRFLAKGFMIATGLEGVVKCMENPTLMECLGAGADLAGASKMSAAEKLLSRGLSAVEDLANDSRFYKLPPCTKCFLAGTKVLMADSSTKNIESVKIGDQVTATEPLSGKTEPRRVTALIVTEHDKIFNNLSIKTRQGLEHLIATNEHPFWSPSQHAWVEAGKLTKGMTLRAVDGTTVDIDGNYSYEQNARTYNLTVDDLHTYYVLAGTTPILVHNSNCMGPMLDDTSEAYIRGKHFAGGANLDATKGVFSHDVDLDQLAEKAGGVASSEPNASGFYERVVNYEKPIGETSAQDGARQTSWFMLVQDKWGGVITMYPIPPR
- a CDS encoding IS630 family transposase, with translation MIELGGARGLGPAAQEVVRLRVVAALESGQVRTYRRAAEVFGVSERSVGTWWRKYKAAGRESLAAVGKWLRRHGFSPQRPDRRSYRQDQAKVDAWLGAEYPAIAAQAKAEHAVVAWADQCGLRSDTAPPGRSWAPAGQSPTVKVSGRRFRVNIMSAIASRGSLWFTVFTGKFTAKVFTLFLDRLARQAGRKVHVIADRHPVHRSKAVRTWLDANAERIELHLMPGYSPELNPDEILNADIKRNVHAARARSVNDLARETRRFLHRRQRQPRRVQGYFHARHVRYTLE
- a CDS encoding EF-hand domain-containing protein; its protein translation is MTTEAVIRKYDLIFDRLDADGNGVLEFADCEHMGREVIRSGRVSADSAKAIALFAAYREAWDRLVEAADSDGDGIITREEFRSAMSDTLGRREQVVSGCRSVLDAEFAAIDADDDGLVPVADFQGYLEALGSSPAEAAATCSQLDTNNDGQVSRAEFHAGWEHYLLSDELSGAGNNFLGSPA